The Candidatus Tanganyikabacteria bacterium genome segment GGCAGACGTGCGGTGACAGCATCAGCCCGGACCACGTCAACGCCGGACGTCTGGCCATCCTTTACCTTTCGAGCCCTTGGCCGACCGACCGACCATGCCGGTCGGTTCCCCTGGCGGTCGACGGCGGTCGGCCGGGGTACTGGGAGTTCCTGCTCCTGCATGAAATAGTCCACGCACTGGGCTTCGTGCCGTCGTGCGCCAGGCATGTCGCTGCCCTCGGGCACGTGTCGGACTCCCCGGCCGACCTCATGTACCGGGGGCCGCTCGCCTGGGCGCCGGAGAAGCTCGACTACAAGCGCGACGACTACTTTCGGCACCGTAAGGCCGGATGCCCGGATCTCGCGGACAGTCCCTTCCTGGCCCTGCGCCAGGCAGCCGACTAGTACATCCGGGCAGAATCCGGGGGGCGGAATCTACCACCAATGCCGATCGGGGGCCCAATGCTGCTATGATTCGATCTGCGATGAGTACGAGCCCACGCCGAGATTGGGGCGCCGGCCGCCTGCCTCAGGAGGCCGAAGCTCGCTTCATCGATGGGGTTGCGTACTGCGGGAGGTTCTTCTTGGGCGAGTCAGAGGCGCACAAGGCCCTCTGGAAGCTGGTCGGAATCCTCGAGAGCGAGAACCTGCCGTACGCGATCGTCGGGGGAATGGCCCTCAACGAATATGGCCATCGGAGAGCCACCATCGATGTCGACCTGGTGATGCGCGAGGAGGATCTGCTCGCGTTCAAGGAGCGCTGGCTCGGAAAGGGCTATGCAGAGCGCGTCCCCGGGACCGGGAAGCTCCTCGATACCGAGTTCGGTGTTCGGGTGGACGTCCTTAGCACGGGACGGTTTCCGGGTGACGACAAGCCCAAGCCCGTGGCGTTCCCGGATCCCGCCACCACGGCGGTACGCGGCGACCGGTTTTCGCTGCTCCCGATGTCCCGGTTCATCGAGCTGAAGCTTGCGTCGGGCATGGTCGCTCCCCATCGGGGCAAGGATCTCGTCGACGTCCAGGAGTTGATCCGGAGCGCCGGACTTGCTCCCGACTTCGCCGAGGAGCTCGATCCGTGGGTGAGGGACAAGTTCCTGGAGCTCTGGCACCTGGCGCAGGCCGCCGACCCGTTCCAGTAGGTCGAGGTCCGGCAGGTTCCACCTGTTCGCGGTAACGGGGCGGGTGCCCTCGGGTATAGATCGGTTCACCGTGCCTTCGCCCGTCATCGTCACCCACAACCTGTCGCGCCATTACGGCGCCACCGTCGCCGTGGACGAGGTGACCATCGAGGTGCGGGGCGGGGAGGTCCTCGGTTTCCTGGGGCCCAACGGCGCGGGCAAGACCACCGTCACGCGCATGCTCTGCGGTCTCATCGCGCCCACCGCGGGGACGGCGATCGTCTTGGGCCACGACGTCGAGGCAGGCGCCGAGGCCATCCGGCGCGAGGTGGGCGTGCTCACCGAGAGCCCGGGGCTCTACCGGCGGCTGTCGGCCCGGGAGAATTTGGCGTTCTATGCGGGCCTCTACGGCATCGCCCGCGAGGACGCCGCCAGGCGCATCGACCACTACTTGCGCAAGCTGGATCTTTGGGAGGCCCGGGACCGGGCCGTGGCAACCTACTCCAAGGGCATGGCGCAGAAGGTGGCCATCGCCCGTGCCCTGCTCCACGAGCCGCGCCTGGTGTTCCTCGACGAGCCGACGGCCGGGCTGGATGTCGAGAGCGCCCGCACCGTGCGCGACTTCATCCTCACGCTCAAGGACGAGCAGCGCACGGTGTTCCTGTGCACCCACCACCTCGACGAGGCCGAACGCGTCTGCGACCGGGTCGCCGTGTTCAAGCGCCATATCATCGCCCTGGGAGACGCCGATCGCCTCCGCGCCCAGCTTGCCGGCAACCGCGTGGTGGTGCGTCTGGCCGATCCGTCGGACAACGCCCTCCGGGACGTCATCGCGGCCCTGCCCTTCGTGACCGAGGCGCAACTTCGCGAGGACGGCGATCTGGTGGCGACGCTGCAGAACCCCGAGAACCAGACGCCGGAACTCGTGCGCGCCCTGGTCGAGCAGGGCGGGCGCGTCCAGGCGGTGCGGCCGGCGACGGCGAGCCTCGAAGAGGTCTACCTCAAGCTGGTCGAGAACGGGAAGTTACCGGGAGGTCCGGCATGAGGCGGGTACTGACGCTGCTGCGCAAGGAGTGGCTCGATCTCTGGCGCAATCCCAGGCTGTTCCTCGGCGTCCTGGTGGTCCCCCTCCTCATCGCGGCCGTCATGATCCCGGCGCTCACCCTGACGATGGGCGGCATGGAGTCGGCGCTCAAGGAGTACGTCGCGCAGAACCGGGTCGCCCGCAAGGCCCCGCCCGTCGCGAAGCCCAAGCCTCCCGCCGAGGCCGACCTCCCCCTACCGGGGCTGGACAGGCGCCTGCGGTCCGAACCGCCCAAGCGCCAGGCCCTGTGGTACACGGTGACGATGATGATGGGCTATCTGTTCATCTTCCCGATCGCCCTGCCGCTGTCGCTGGGCGCGGCCAGCATCATCGGCGAGAAGCAGGAAGGCACGCTCGAACCGTTGCTCGCGACGCCCATCCGCACCGGCGAGTTGCTGGCCGCCAAGACCCTCTTCGCGGCGATGCCCGGCATCCTCGTGACCTGGGCGGCCTACCTGGTCCAGCTTTTCTCGGCCGGCACGGTGCTGCCGCGCGACAAGGTCCTCATGATCTTCGCGTCGCCTCCCTGGCTGGCCGCGCTGTTCCTGTTGACGCCGGTCCTGGCATTCATGACGACGCTCGGTCTCGTGATGGTCTCGGCCTGGGTGACCGATCAGCGCTCGGCGCAGCAACTGGGTGCCCTGCTGGTCCTGCCCGTCACCGGCGCGGTCCTGACGGTGATGCTAGGGCTGGTGCAGCTGGAAACCCTGCTGGTGTTGGCCATCCCGCCGGCCGCCCTGGCGTGCCTGGTGCTGCTGCAACTGGCGGTGCGTGTGTTCCACCGCGACACCATCCTCACGCGCTGGCGCTGACGGCCAGCCGTCACGGCAGGAGATCGGCGACCCGAACGGAAGCGCCCGGGACGGCCAACAGTGACACGTGGTCGCCTTCGTGCAATGTCTGGACGGTCCCGTAGGACCAGCCGTCGTAGAAGCCTATCCCGTCTCGAACTGGATTTCGGTAAACCTCGACCACCATCTCATCTAGATTCACGATCCAGTACTCGGGCCGACCTGCCCGCGCGTACAGGCTGCTCTTGCGATCGCGATCGGTCTCGAGCGACGATAGCGCCACCTCGACGATGAGATCGGGCGCGTGGGGGCGCTCGGAACGGAAATCCCGCTGGCTGCCGCGAACGACCGAGACGTCCGGCTCCGGCTCTGACCGATCGTCAAGCGCGACCGGCGACTGGACGCGTACAGCGAAACCGGCGCCGAAGGCCTGGCGAAGGGCATCGCTGACGATGTGGACGGTCGCCGCGTGTAACTCCGATTGGGGCGTCATCTCGACGATGTCCCCGTCGAGAAGTTCCACCCGATCGTCCTCGCCTAGGACGCCCCTGTCGATGAGGCGGTGCCACTGGGCCCGCGTCCATTTCTTGAGCCGAACTCCGGCCACGGCCATTTCGCGACCTCCTTTGTGCTTCGTACCACATCGCGTCCCTCCGTACAAACCGGGAAGGCGATCATTGTGACTCGAATGTAATTTCGAGTCAACCCCACGGCGATAGGCTGGTACTCAGTAGCGCAGGACCGGGCGGAAGCCCGCCGGAGCACGGCTCTGCTCGGGACCCCCGGTGCCCGAGAACACGGGCAGCAGGGCACAGCCGAGCGGCGCAGCGAGCAGTGCCACGAGCCAGACAAGCGACCGCAAGGCCTTCAAATGGCTGATCCCCCGATGTAGCGATCCTGGGTCGGGATCCTACATCTCTGCACCCTGGGCCCGCATAGGGGTTTGGGACCGGCAAGCGCAATCTCCGCGTAACCTCCGGGCAACCGCGCTCGCAACACATCCCGGGTTGAATGAGGACGTCGGTCTCTAGGATGGGGATTCGGTGGGGCATGGAAGCGGTTTCAGAGCAAGAACGTGGGGACGAGGGCCTTCCGAGGTCGCTCAAGCCGGGTCACTGGCTCGCCAGGCCGCTACGCCATGCCAAGACCGGAGCCATGCTCCTGCCGGCCGGCACGATCTTCAACCAAGACGTCATCGAGAAAGTCCGCTCGATGGACGTCGAACTGGACGCCCTCCTGTGCCTGGGCCCCGGCAAGAAGCCGGTCCAGAAAACCCAGGCCGAGATAGCCGAGCACTATACTCGGCAACGCACCACCATCGAGCGCATCGCCGAGGCCTTCGGCAACATGCGCGACGTCAGTTTCGGTTTGTTCTGCATGAGCGCGGTGTTCGCATTCGCGTTCAGCAGCGGAGTCTTCGCCGTCCTCGCCGGCTGCATGCTGGCGGCGATGCTACTGAACGCCTGGCTGAGTATCGCGGTCCTCCACAAGCTGTCGACCCTCAACCGGATGTTCGCCGGGATGTCGGTGTCCCGGGCCAAAGCTTCCTGACTTCCGACCGCCATTTCGACTAACGCCGACTCGGCCCGCCTTCCCCCCCAATGAGGCGGGCCACTCTTTTTTTTGCCATGATCGCCTCTGTGCATGACGCTCCCGATCCAGGCGGGCGCCGGCATCGCGCGATGCCGGCGCCGGAAGAGCGCGAGCGTTAGCAGACGCTCGAGGCCGAAAGCGGTGTCGGACAGGCCGGCGGCTGGGCGTAGGGCATCTGGCCCGGTTGGGCGTAGGGCATCTGGCCCGGTTGGGCGTAGGGCATGCCGTTCGGCTGCCCGTTGGGAAGCCCGACGGCTCCGTTGATCGGCCCGCCTGCCAGGGGGCCGCCCAGTGGGCCCGCGACCGGCGGGACGATCGGCCCGCCAACCGGTGGCACGAGCGGGCCGCCGAACGGCGGAACGATCGGCCCCCCTACGGGCGGGACCAGCGGCCCCAGGCCGTAGGTCGTGGGAACCGGCACGGGGATCGGCACGCCCGCTCCGAAGAACGGCCAGATGCCGCCGCCGAACGGATAGAACGCCGGCCAGTACGGGCCCCAGAGGCCGCCGTAGAGACCATATGGCGCCAGGAACGGGTAGCCGCCCCACGCGAACGGGAAGAAGCGCCGGAAGCCGAATCCGCCGTATCCGCCGTATCCACCGAAGCGGCCGAAGCCGCCGCCGAAGCGCCCGCCCCCGCGGAAGCGCGAGGCCTGGATGCCGTCCGGCGCGGCGGCCTCGGGCATACCATCCGGAACCGTATCCCGGATGGCCGCCTGCGGCACCGCGATGAGGAGCTTGTCGGCCTGCTCGGGCGTGAGCCGTGCAGGCAGGATGCGGGAAAGATCGTCCATGGTGGGAAGTTGCGCCCTCGTCTCCGGCCGCGGCGCGCCGGCTGCCACCTGCAGGAACCCCTGGTAATCGGCGACTTCCAGCCTGCTGGCCTTGGCGGGGGCGGGTACCACGTCTGGCACCTCCGCCGGTCCGGGGTGCGGGACCGGCACCGCGTCCTTCTCGACCCGCACGTCGGGCCGTACCACGTTGAGCGGAGGCACGGGTTCGGCCGGCCGGGTCGGCACCGGCGCGGTACAACCGGCCACGCCGCCTGCCAGCGCTAGGGGCCACATGCCTCGCATTCTGGAGACCGACATCAACCCCTCCTTCCAAGGTCTTCGCCCTACCTACGGCGACAGCCTATTGCTCCCGGAGAGCAGCGGCAATCGCAGCCTGATAGCTGCCCGGGCGCGCGATCGGGACGGGGCCCGGGCGGAGCGCCCGAGCGCCAGAATCCCCTGGACGATCCGCCTAACGAGTGAGATTCATGTCGGCCGCGAGGATGATCGCCTCGGCGATGTCCTTGATGGGCTTGCGGCGGTCCATCGAGAGCTTCTGGATCTTGCGGAATGCCGCGGCTTCGCCCAGCCCGGACTGCTCCATCAGGATGCCCTTGGCCTTCTCGACCAGCTTGCGGGTGGCCAGCGTCTCCTCGAGGTCCTTGACCTCGGCCTCGACCGCCTTGAGTTCCTCGGAGCGGGCGATCGCCACTTCCAGCGTCGGCAGCAGATCGGCCTCCTTGATGGGTTTGACCAGGAAAGCAAACACGCCCAGGCCCACCGCCTGCTCGACCAGGTCGGGCTGGGAGTAAGCGGTCAGCATGATCGTCGGGATGCGGCGCACGGCGCTGATCTGCGCGAGCGCCTGCAACCCGTCGAGGCCCGGCATCTTGATGTCCATGATGATGAGGTCGGGATCGACCTTCTGCGCCATCTCGACGGCCGTCTGGCCGTCCGGCGCCTCGCCGGCGACCTCGTGGCCGAGTTCCACGAGCATCTCCTTGAGATCCAGCCGGATCAAGGACTCGTCGTCGGCCAGCATGATGCGCAGGGGCTTCTTCTTGTCCATGGTCTACCGCCTCTCGGGGGGGATCGTGATGGTGACGGTCGTCCCGCCGGACGAGCTCTCCAGCTTGAGAGCGCCGCGCAGGTCGTCGCGCACCAGGTTGCGGATGATGTTCCAGCCGAGGTGGCCGGCGGCCTCCGGATCGAACCCGGCGGGCAGGCCGATGCCGTCGTCGCGGACCTTGAGGTGCAGCGAGCCATCCTCGCCGGCCTCGAGGATCAGGTCGAGCGTCCCTTTCCGGCGGCCCCGGAATGCGTGCTTGCAGGCGTTCTGGACAAGTTCGTTGACCACCAGGGCCGACGAAGTCGCCTTGGCCGAGGGCAGGGTGATGCGGTCCTTGGAGCTGATTAGCCTGCCGGCGATGGCCAGGTCGGGGGCCGCGAACCCCTGCAATGCGGCCTTGAGCATGTTGTAGGCCAGTTCCTTCATGTCCACGGCCCCGACGTCGTCGTGGGCGAGATACTCGTGGACCAGGGCGATGCTGCTGATCCGCTCGATGCAATCCGACAGGATGTCCTTCACTTCGGGATTGCGGGCGCGGCGCATCTGCAGGCGCAACAGCCCGGCGATCGTCTGGAGGTTGTTCTTCACGCGGTGATGGACCTCGCGGATGATCGTCTCCTTGATCGCCAGTTCGCGATCCTTCTCCCGCAATTCGGTCGTATCGCGCAGCATCGCGATGGCCGCCGCTTCGCCGTCCGCCGGCTCCAGCCGCAGGATGCGGATTTCCACGGCCTGTCTGCGGCCCGTCAGTTCGAACTCCTCGCACAGGCCCGCGGTCGCGAGCGGGCGCAATTCGCCGCGAGCCGGGAAAGTCTCAGGCCAGGCGAGGCCCTCGAGGGCGTCCGGGAGGCCCCAGCGCCTCGCCAGGGTGGCGGCCTGGTGGCTCGCCAGGCGGATGACGCCGTCGGCGTTCAGGATGAGCATCGCGTCGCCCGCCCCGGCCGGCGCGAGCGGCAGGTCGGCCGTCCGGCTCCGGGCGAGCAGGGTCTGGACCGCCCGATCGATGACCGTGCGGTAGAGCTGGCGCTTCTCTTCGGTGTGCTTGAGCTCCTCGTAGAGGTTGCGCTCGACCACCAGGATTCCCGCCACCGATCGCCCGCGCCGCAGGGGATAGGCGCGCTGGTGCATGGGTTGGCCGCCGATGACCTTGCCGGCCGGCCCGTCGCAGATCCGGCCCTCGGCGAGGGCCTGGTACACGGCCGCGGCATCGCGGCTGAGCGGCTGGTCGAGTTGCGAGTGCTGGTAGAAGGATTCCCGAACCGTGGGTCTGGCTTCGGCCACCGCCACGAGATCGCCGTCGGCGCGGGGGCAGCAGATGAAGAGGTCGGCCGGGATGAGATCGGCCAGGAAGGCCAGGTGCCCGCGCATGTGCGCGATCCATGCGCGATCGCCCTCGTTGGGAACCACCTCGGCGAGGGCCGATGCCGGTGCGGACGTGCCGCTCGCCCCTGGCGTCACTCGGGCAGCACCTTGGCGAAGCGCCGCTTGCCGACCTGGATGATGAAGCCGGCGGGGGGAATCTCGACGTCCTCCTTGGGGTCGAGCAGCACGCGAGCGCCGCCGACTTGGCCGTCCGGAGCCAGGTCATGCCGCTTGATCGCTCCCTCGGACAGCAACTGGCGGACGTAGCTGGTGGACTTGGCGAGCCCGATCCGCACGAGCAGCGCGCAGATGTTGCTCGGCGACGGCGCCCGGACTTCGGGGATGTCGGCCGGCAACTCCCGCTGCTGGAATTGCCGCACGAATTGCTCCTCGGCCGACCGCGCCGCCTCGGCCCCGTGGTAGCGTGCCGCGATTTCGCGGGCCAGGCGCATCTTGGCGTCCCGGGGGTGTCCCGCCAGGATGGCAGCGATGTCGCCGGCCGACAGCCCGGTCGTGAGCGGGAACCAGCTCGCCAGCAGGGCGTCCGGGATGCTCATCGTGCGGCCGTACATCTCGGCCGGAGGCATCGTCAGCCCGATGTAGTTGTCGAGCGACTTGGACATCTTCTCCTTGCCGTCGATGCCTTCCAGGATGGGATAGGTGACGCAAACCTGCGGATCCTGGCCGAATGCGGCCTGAAGGTCGCGGCCGACCAGCAGGTTGAAGCGCTGATCGGTGCCGCCCAGTTCCACGTCCGCCCCGATTTGCACCGAGTCGTAGCCTTGCATCAGGGGATACAAGAACTCGTGCAGGCCGATCGCGTCGCCGCGTTCGTACCGCCTGGCGAAATTCTCGCGAGAGAGCATCTGCGCGACCGTGGCCTTGCCCAGCAGGGAAATCGTCTCGGCCAGGGAGAGCTTTGCCAGCCACTCGCTGTTGTGGCGGATCTCGGCTCTGGAAATGTCGACGACGATGCCCAGTTGATCGAGGTAGGTCCTGGCGTTCTGCTCGATCTCCTCGGTGCTCATGGGCGGGCGGGCCGACTCCTTGCCCGTGGGATCGCCGATGCGGGCCGTGAAGTCGCCGATGATGACGACGATCTGGTGCCCGGCGTCCTGGAACCGCCTCAGGCCGCCCAGGACGACGGCGTGGCCGAGGTGCAGGTCGGGCTTGGTGGGATCGAAGCCCAGCTTGATCCGCAGCGGCCTGCCGGAGGCGACCTTTTTGGCCAGATCGGCGGCCGGAAACACGTCCTGCGCGCCCAGCGTAATGTTACGCAACTGCTCCTGGATGGCAGGTTCCGATGTGGTTTCCGCAAACATGCTCAAAAACGGCCCTTAAAAACGTTTCCCATCATACCACGGAGGGAAGACTGCCTGCACTACAGGCGGTGACGGGCATGGAGGCCCCCGCGATGGCGGGCTTAGGTGGGATGGCGCCGCCTGTGGTATAAGGATCCGGGCCCCGCCCGAATCCCCATTGGAAAACGCCCGGATAAAAGGACTGCGCAGGCATGATGGTGGACAGAGTCATCCACAAGGGACTCGAAGGCGTCGTCGTCGCGACAAACCCGCTCACGAGCATCGACGGGCAGATCGGCAAGCTCATGTACCGCGGGTATCTCATCGGGGACCTGGCCGAGCACAGCACCTATGAAGAAGTCGTCTGGCTGCTGCTCAACGGCGAATTGCCCACCGCTCCCCAGCTCGAGACCTTCCGCGCGGATCTCGCGGCCAATCGCGCCATCCCGGACAGCGTCATCGCCGTGTTGCGCCTGCTCCCGCCCGAGGCCAACGCGATGGCGGCCCTGCGCACGTCGGTCTCGGCGCTGGCCTTCGCCGATCTGGAGGCCGAGGACAACTCGGAGGCCGCAAACCGTCGCAAGGCGGTTCGCCTGACGGCGAAGCTGGCGACCATCGTGGCCGCCTTCGACCGCATCCGATCGGGTCAGGAGCCGATCGCCCCGCGGGCGGACCTCTCCCACGCCGCCAACTTCCTGTACATGCTTCGCGGCGGTGAGCCCGACGAACACATGGCGCACGTGTTCGACGTGTGCCTGACCCTGCATGCCGATCACGAGATGAACGCCTCGACCTTCGCCGGGCGGGTCACGGCCTCGACGCTATCTGACATTTTCTCGGCGATCACGTCGGCGATCGGGACGCTCAAGGGTCCGCTCCACGGCGGAGCCAACTCGAAGGTGATGGAGATGCTGCTCCAGATCGGCGATCCGGCAAAGGCCGAGACGTGGATCAAGGATGCCCTCGCCAATCACCAGCGTGTCATGGGCTTCGGCCACCGCGTGTACAAGGTCGAGGATCCCCGGGCGACCGTCCTGCGCACCTTGTCGCGGCAACTGGGCGAGCGGCTCGGAAACACCCGGTGGTACGAGATCTCGCGCACGGTCGAGCAGGAAGTCCGCGAGCAGAAGGGCCTGTATCCAAACGTGGACTTCTACTCGGCTTCGACCTACTACCTGATGGGCATCAAGACCGATCTGTACACGCCCATCTTCGCCCTGTCCCGCATCGCGGGCTGGACCGCCAATCTCCTCGAGCAGTACGCCGACAACCGGCTCATCCGGCCCGACTCGGAGTACACCGGCCCGAAGGAGCGCCCCTACGTGCCCCTGGACCAGCGCTGACCCCGGCAGACCTCACAGGAGGATTAGATGGACGACGTCGTCTCGCGCGGATTGGCAGCCGCCAAGCAACTTCTTGGCCGTGCGCCCTGGCCGGCGCCCGAGATCAACGAGGATGATCTCCCCAAGCCCAAGAAGTCGCGCACCGGCCCGCTTGGCAAGGCGGACGCCGCGGTGGCCGAGGCCCCTGCCTGGCTCCGCGTCTACGAAGCGGCGCCCTGGGTGCAGACCTCCGAGTACCGCGGGCGCATCGATTCGGAGAAGATCTGGCCGCTTTACGACCTGATCTTGACCACGCCGGACATGGATCGCACCGAGCAGGTGGCCGGGGTTCTCGGCGAGACCCTCGGCATCGACGATTCCGACGCGAGGAAGTTCGCCGTGGCGTCGGTCGCGGGTCCCCTGCCGATCCTCATCGGCGTCCCGCGCGAGGCAATGGAGACCGCTCGCCGCAAGCTGTCGGGTATCGCCCGGTTGGACGTGATCCGCAGCGTCTGGGATCGCCTGTAGGGCCTGGTTGA includes the following:
- a CDS encoding citrate synthase (catalyzes the formation of citrate from acetyl-CoA and oxaloacetate) produces the protein MVDRVIHKGLEGVVVATNPLTSIDGQIGKLMYRGYLIGDLAEHSTYEEVVWLLLNGELPTAPQLETFRADLAANRAIPDSVIAVLRLLPPEANAMAALRTSVSALAFADLEAEDNSEAANRRKAVRLTAKLATIVAAFDRIRSGQEPIAPRADLSHAANFLYMLRGGEPDEHMAHVFDVCLTLHADHEMNASTFAGRVTASTLSDIFSAITSAIGTLKGPLHGGANSKVMEMLLQIGDPAKAETWIKDALANHQRVMGFGHRVYKVEDPRATVLRTLSRQLGERLGNTRWYEISRTVEQEVREQKGLYPNVDFYSASTYYLMGIKTDLYTPIFALSRIAGWTANLLEQYADNRLIRPDSEYTGPKERPYVPLDQR
- a CDS encoding tyrosine--tRNA ligase; translation: MFAETTSEPAIQEQLRNITLGAQDVFPAADLAKKVASGRPLRIKLGFDPTKPDLHLGHAVVLGGLRRFQDAGHQIVVIIGDFTARIGDPTGKESARPPMSTEEIEQNARTYLDQLGIVVDISRAEIRHNSEWLAKLSLAETISLLGKATVAQMLSRENFARRYERGDAIGLHEFLYPLMQGYDSVQIGADVELGGTDQRFNLLVGRDLQAAFGQDPQVCVTYPILEGIDGKEKMSKSLDNYIGLTMPPAEMYGRTMSIPDALLASWFPLTTGLSAGDIAAILAGHPRDAKMRLAREIAARYHGAEAARSAEEQFVRQFQQRELPADIPEVRAPSPSNICALLVRIGLAKSTSYVRQLLSEGAIKRHDLAPDGQVGGARVLLDPKEDVEIPPAGFIIQVGKRRFAKVLPE
- a CDS encoding Uma2 family endonuclease produces the protein MAVAGVRLKKWTRAQWHRLIDRGVLGEDDRVELLDGDIVEMTPQSELHAATVHIVSDALRQAFGAGFAVRVQSPVALDDRSEPEPDVSVVRGSQRDFRSERPHAPDLIVEVALSSLETDRDRKSSLYARAGRPEYWIVNLDEMVVEVYRNPVRDGIGFYDGWSYGTVQTLHEGDHVSLLAVPGASVRVADLLP
- a CDS encoding ABC transporter ATP-binding protein, producing MVTHNLSRHYGATVAVDEVTIEVRGGEVLGFLGPNGAGKTTVTRMLCGLIAPTAGTAIVLGHDVEAGAEAIRREVGVLTESPGLYRRLSARENLAFYAGLYGIAREDAARRIDHYLRKLDLWEARDRAVATYSKGMAQKVAIARALLHEPRLVFLDEPTAGLDVESARTVRDFILTLKDEQRTVFLCTHHLDEAERVCDRVAVFKRHIIALGDADRLRAQLAGNRVVVRLADPSDNALRDVIAALPFVTEAQLREDGDLVATLQNPENQTPELVRALVEQGGRVQAVRPATASLEEVYLKLVENGKLPGGPA
- a CDS encoding histidine kinase N-terminal domain-containing protein, coding for MTPGASGTSAPASALAEVVPNEGDRAWIAHMRGHLAFLADLIPADLFICCPRADGDLVAVAEARPTVRESFYQHSQLDQPLSRDAAAVYQALAEGRICDGPAGKVIGGQPMHQRAYPLRRGRSVAGILVVERNLYEELKHTEEKRQLYRTVIDRAVQTLLARSRTADLPLAPAGAGDAMLILNADGVIRLASHQAATLARRWGLPDALEGLAWPETFPARGELRPLATAGLCEEFELTGRRQAVEIRILRLEPADGEAAAIAMLRDTTELREKDRELAIKETIIREVHHRVKNNLQTIAGLLRLQMRRARNPEVKDILSDCIERISSIALVHEYLAHDDVGAVDMKELAYNMLKAALQGFAAPDLAIAGRLISSKDRITLPSAKATSSALVVNELVQNACKHAFRGRRKGTLDLILEAGEDGSLHLKVRDDGIGLPAGFDPEAAGHLGWNIIRNLVRDDLRGALKLESSSGGTTVTITIPPERR
- a CDS encoding ABC transporter permease subunit, which produces MRRVLTLLRKEWLDLWRNPRLFLGVLVVPLLIAAVMIPALTLTMGGMESALKEYVAQNRVARKAPPVAKPKPPAEADLPLPGLDRRLRSEPPKRQALWYTVTMMMGYLFIFPIALPLSLGAASIIGEKQEGTLEPLLATPIRTGELLAAKTLFAAMPGILVTWAAYLVQLFSAGTVLPRDKVLMIFASPPWLAALFLLTPVLAFMTTLGLVMVSAWVTDQRSAQQLGALLVLPVTGAVLTVMLGLVQLETLLVLAIPPAALACLVLLQLAVRVFHRDTILTRWR
- a CDS encoding response regulator, which codes for MDKKKPLRIMLADDESLIRLDLKEMLVELGHEVAGEAPDGQTAVEMAQKVDPDLIIMDIKMPGLDGLQALAQISAVRRIPTIMLTAYSQPDLVEQAVGLGVFAFLVKPIKEADLLPTLEVAIARSEELKAVEAEVKDLEETLATRKLVEKAKGILMEQSGLGEAAAFRKIQKLSMDRRKPIKDIAEAIILAADMNLTR